The nucleotide sequence TACCGCGACAGGCAAACGGATCGAGCACTGTGCGGTCCTCAGAGCTACGTCGGCGGGTGAGTCTCCGGCAGCGAGGGACTGTCCGGCAAGGCTTGATCGGTCGGTTCCGTTTCGCGGGCAACATCGCCCATTGCGCCGAGCAGGCCACGCAGTTTCTCGGTGTCGTCTGTGAGGCATTCCAGGACCGTACGCAGCTCGACGTCGAGGAGCGGGTGGGCCTTCTGCAGACGCTCCATCTCGCGACGAACGGCTCGCATGATGTCTGTCTGCGTGATGACGCCGCAGACCTTTCGGGTGCGGTCCATGACAACCAGGCGGTGAAGCCGCATGGTGTCCATCTTCCTGCCGGCGCTCAGAACCGAGTAGTCCGGCGGGATGGCGACCACGGGAAAGGACATGATCTCCACGACCTGGGTCGTCGTCGGGTCTTTGTGCAGGGCCACGATGCGCTTGAGCAGGTCCTTCTCCGTCAGGATGCCGGCCAGCTCCTGGCGGTGCATCGCGACCAGGCAGGAAATGCCGTTGGCCGCCATGATCCGTGCCGCCTCGGCGATGGTGGCTCCGGTCTCGATGGTGGCGACCTTGGCGCTCATGACCTCGGAAACCGCCCCCAGTGGGCTGATCGAGATGAGTCCTCGCATGATATCGGTCTGGGTGACGATGCCGACCAAGGCCCCGGCATCGACCACCGGCAGGCGCTTGATCCCTCTGGTCTCCATGAGCTGACCGGCGACCACCACCAAATCGTCCGGCGGGATCACTTCCACGGGACTGGACATTCTCTGGCTGATGCGCAGCCGGTGAAAATCGGTGTCGTCCGCGGCGATTCCCTTGAGGATGTCTTTGTCCGTGAGGATGCCGATCACCATCTCCTCGTCGGTGACGACGACGCAGGAGATGTTGTTCTCGGACATTCGTTTGGCGGCGGCGAAGACGCTGTCATCGGCGTTGGCCGTGATGATCTCTCTGCCCATGATGTCGCTGACCTTCAGCCGCTTGCCGTCGCTCGGAAGCCGGCATGGAAGGATGGCATGCGGTGTGCCCGCCGCGCCGAAATGGTCCGTCGAAGTCCCCATTGTTTCGCTCCGAAAGAAGTCAAACGTATCCACACATTGTCTCGTACTTGCGAACTCGGTCTC is from Anaerobaca lacustris and encodes:
- a CDS encoding CBS domain-containing protein; the protein is MGTSTDHFGAAGTPHAILPCRLPSDGKRLKVSDIMGREIITANADDSVFAAAKRMSENNISCVVVTDEEMVIGILTDKDILKGIAADDTDFHRLRISQRMSSPVEVIPPDDLVVVAGQLMETRGIKRLPVVDAGALVGIVTQTDIMRGLISISPLGAVSEVMSAKVATIETGATIAEAARIMAANGISCLVAMHRQELAGILTEKDLLKRIVALHKDPTTTQVVEIMSFPVVAIPPDYSVLSAGRKMDTMRLHRLVVMDRTRKVCGVITQTDIMRAVRREMERLQKAHPLLDVELRTVLECLTDDTEKLRGLLGAMGDVARETEPTDQALPDSPSLPETHPPT